CCTCATGCCCTGGAGGAGGTGTTCTGGTCCCTGGGCTCCCCAGCCCCCgtggcagccctgggcaggggctcACTGTGCCCACTCCAGCCTTGCACATCccccagtgctggtgctggcCTGGCTCTGTCCACGGGGATCCCAAGGGCCCACCAGCTCCAGGGATATCAGCTGGGAAACAAACCGAGCTGGGGGCACTGGGCTCCAGCCACCTGGCCCTTGGGGGGCTGTCCCCGAGTGTGCAGGGGGAGCCCAGAAAGATCCTGAAGCACAACCCCTGCCAgagagggtgggagggagggcaACAACCCACTACCCACCTGTGCTGGACTGGGACTACTGGGCTGAGCTGTGGGGAGGTGAGAGGCCACTCTCTGGCGATCCTTAGAGCCATTCCCCCCACCCCGTGTCACACTGTGGGGGACACCTGAGCTGAGCCACACTCACCTGGGCACCTACTTActgcagggcctggagctgcagcacaggaactgATCATGTGGCAGAGACCTGAGCCCCAGCTGGGGCTGTAGGGACTTAATTAGCCTGATAACTAATGAGGATCAGCACCAGCTGAGCCCCATCTGGGAGCAGCGCCTTTGCCCCATGGCACAGATGTGTGACCTCCCCGTGCTGACGCAGTGCCACCCAGGGGCACCAGGGACAGCGTGGGcactgccctgccccgcccGTGCCGCTGTCACCCCATGGCTGTACACAGCCGGTGGCCACCTCCCCCGGCCCCTCGGGCTGCCGGTGGCCGTGCCAGCCCCGCAGTGTCCCCGCCCCCACGCAGGTGTTTAGCAgacatatttatttctgtacaCACTTATacacacagctcccagggcagctccatCCTCGCTCCCAGCGCCGGCTCTGCTCTGCGGCAGGGCCACCCCCGTATTTCCGGGGGTGCTGGGGCCAAGCCTGTACCCCTcacaccccctccccagccccgtAGTGTCTACCTGGGGGAAAagccccctgcagcccccagggcaGCGCCGTGCACCATCcccctgcctcagtttctccccGGGAAGAGGTGGGGGCTGACTCCCACCAGCACCACGCTCCCACCGCAGGGTCCTCACCCCCCAACCCGGGTGAATTTGGGGTTCCAGATGCTACAGCTGCCCCGGTGGAGCCTCCTGGGGGTAGTCCTCCATCACCCTGACCCCTGCACGGGGGGTGTCAGGCACCGGTTccatcccccagcccctgcagccccccgaGCGGTGgcggggggctctgggggggcTACTTGACGTGCTCGGCAGCGTGGGAGGAGCAGTAATACTTCTTGTGGGCGATGAAGGTGGACAGGCTGCTGAACTTGATGTTGCAGAGGCGACAGTACCTGTGGTTGCCGTTGGGCACCGGGCCGGGCACCGCCTTGGCCGGAGGGGTCTGCACCCCCCTGTCCGTGTAGGCCGGGGGCGTGGGGGGCTTGCGGGCAGCTTCCCGCAGTCCCTCGGGGGCTCCGGGCGAGGCGGGGGCCCGGGGGAGCCGGGGGGCCGGGGGCTGTCCCGGCCCTCCTTGGCGGTGACGCTGTCCCGGCGGAggcgggggccgggcgggcgaGGGGGGGACGCCGCGGGCAGCGGGGGCTCGGGCGTCCTGCCGGCACCGGGGGCCAGCGCGTCCGGGagcccctgcccggcccccgCCGGCGGCTTGGCCACGAAGAGCCCGTGGGCGTTTCGGAAGTGCTCGAGGAGGTCGCCCTTGATGGCCCCGTTGAGGGGACAGTAGGGACAGGCGGCGAGGGGACCCTTGGCCCCCGGCGGTGCCAGGGGACCCTTGGGGTGACGCTGCAGCGAGTCCGCGCCGGGGTAGGGGATGCCGGGGCtccccgccggggccgcccgcaCCCGCACCGATCCTTCGGGGTCCCCCtcgccggggctgccggggctgcGCCGGCCCTTGAGGGGGGCGGCCATGGCCCCCTTCATCTTCTGCAGGTGCTCGAGGGTGCGGGGCTGCAGCGGCGTGGCCGGGCACTGGTACTTCTTGTGCGCCAGGTACGCGTCCAGGCTATTGAAGCTGATGCGGCACGCGGTGCACTCGTGGTAGTCGGCCAGGGGCAGCAGCGGGGCCGGTGTCGGTGTCGGTACCGGCTCGCTCTGCCACCGCGGCTTCTTGCTCAGGTCGATGGGACCCTCGGCTTCGGGGCTGGCGCGGGGCTcgggggcggccgcgggcggcTCTGCGGGCGGGGGCTCCGGTGCCGGCGGGGGCTCGGCGGGGCGGCGAGCGGCGCCGTGGATCTCGTAGAGCTTGCGGCGCTTGCGGGTGCGCAGCGGCTGCGGCACGAAGGGCACTttgggggcggcggggcggcgcaGGGGAGGGTCGTGCCGGGAGGCGCAGTAGAAGCGCTTGTGCACCACGTAGGTCTCGTGGCGGCTGAAGCGGATGTTGCACGCCTCGCACAGCGTCTTGCTGGGGTCCTCGTCCCCCTCGTCCCCCGCCgagctgctggggctctggCTGTCCTCGCTGCACCGCCCCGACCCCCCCTCCGCCTCGGGGGACCCCGCTTTGGTGCCCCCCTCTTCAGCCTTGCCCTCTGGCGCGGTGGCCGGCGGTGTGGCATCGCGGCCGGCGTCCCCGTCCCCCGCCGCAGGGCCCTGCCCGTTGCCCGCCGGAGGGGACAGCAGCGTCCCCGGGGCGGGGGGACCCTTGGGCACCCCGGGGGGAGCTTTGAGCTTGCGTGCCCCGGGTGGGCTGTCCTCGGCCAGGTGCCGGCTGGAGCAGTACAGGCGCTTGTGCACGTAGTAGTTGTTGATGTTGTTGAAGGTGATCTCGCACTCGAAGCAGGTGGCCCCCTTGGGCACCGGCGTGCCCGGGTAGATGGCGGGCGGCACCGCGCCCCCGTGGCCCTGCTTCAGCCGGCTGTGCACCAGCTCCGACATCTTGGCCAGGATCTCCGACGCCTGCGGCACCACCGCGGCCTCGTGGCCGAACACGTACTGCGGGAGGAAGACGGTGCCGCCGGCCGTGCCCGTCCCCGGCTCGCTGGGCACGGGGCTGGAGCCCGGCGTGGGGCTGGCGAGCTCCGACTTGACCTTGGCCGATGGCAGGCTGCGGGGGGACGAGGTCCGGGAGCCGGCGTCGGGGCTGCCGGCCCCCTCCCCGCTCTTCGGGGCCTCCGCCTCGCTGGCCGGGCTGCCGGCCGGCTCCTCCTTGATGCGCACGGGCTCGCCGGacgtggaggaggaggaagaggaggaggaggatgccGATGAAGGCCCTTCCCCGTtctgtggctgggctgggggcgAGAGTTTGCCGGCCCTGGGGTCGGGGGGCGAGGCCGGCGGTGCCGGTGCTGGTGCCGGTACCGGGGCGGTGtcggggccgggcggggggcCGGGCAGCACCACGTGCTGCGGCAGGGCCGGCAGCGCCTCGGGCAGGAACGCGCTCAGGCTGCACTTCCGCAGGGACGCGTTGTTCGgctggctcagccctgcagggggACAGAGGCGACAGTGTCACCGACAGCCCCGGCACAGGAATGCTCGCCCCGTTCCTTGTTCCACACATCCTGGCAGAGGGATGCTTGCTGTGCCCCCTGTTCCCAATGCCTCTGGCACAGGGATCCTGCTCTGTTCCCCATTCTCAATGTCCTGGCACGGGGACACTGTCCTGTCCCCACCTCCCTTCCCACCACCAGGCCCAGCTGGGGACAAGCCCTTGGTGACAATGCCATCCCGTGTCCCCCAtggccacagccccaggacTCACCAGGAGCGAGGGGTttggcagcaggaagggctgaTCCTGGTGAGAACACCTCGCCCTTGGAGCCCGGCTGGCAGATCATGTGGTTGGTGACCAGGTGGCTGTACAGGATGTCCCTCGTGGTGGAGATGAAGCCACAGCTGTGGCAGACACCTGAGGGGACAGGGCACGGGGCTGAGCGGGCAGGGTGGGAAGGacagtgcccatccctgggctGTGCCGGAGGGGACGGGGCTGTCCCCATGGGACACTCACCGTTCAGGGTGTCCGTGTGCACCTTCAGGTGCCGCTCGCAGTTGGCTTTGGTGGTGAAGGCGGACAGGCAGATCAGGCAGACGAATGGCCGCTCTCCTGCCAGACAGATGGACACTCAGTGCTGAGGGGAGGGGGACAGGGACTGTGGGGACACCCACAGGGCCACCCCATAGGGCCAGATCCCTCTGTCTCTGCGGGTCTGAGATGAAGACCTACCAGTGAGCTGTGCCAAACCAGTGGCCCAACTGGGGAGAACTTCATCCCACTGGTcactgtgctccagccccataTCCTCCCTACCACTCCAGTAGCTCAGCTGGGGTGAACCTCCTCTAAATGGTCACCATGCTGCCACCCCCCAGCCTCCCTGTCCCTCCAGAGGAggggtgctgtgctgtgctgtgccataCCGCTGTGGCTCCGCATGTGGATCTCCAGggagctggcactgggacagctcTTCTTGCACTGTGGGAAGGGGCAGACCCTCTCGTTGGGATATGTCTCCTTGGGCTTCTCATCCAGGGCGGGGGAGCCGGCGCCGGCGCTCTGCCGGCTGGCACAGTAGTACATCAGGTGGGCCTGGAGGTTGCGCTCGCTCCGGTACCAGATCCCGCAGTCCTTGCACGGGAACACGTCCTCTGTGGAGAGCAAGGGACAGGGACATCGGGACAGGGACATCGCTTGTGTGACAGGCTGGGGAGCCCTGGCAGGGTTGCGGTGCCGCCTGTCCCTCCCCGCGTGTCCCTCCCTGCGTGTCCCCAGCACTCACTGTTGACCACGGCAGTGGCCAGGATGGCGGCCATGCCGgcctgctgtggcagcagctggatgtCCGAGTGCAGCGCCGCCGGGTACGGGGACTCGCCGGGCTCCGCTTTCACCCCGTGGTTGGGGACAGCTGGTGGCTCTGCCATCACGAAGGCGCTCAGGGGCTCGTCCTCCCGCAGCGCTCGCGTTGTCCGGCACCACAGGGCTTCGTCTGGGATGGGGGGACAGCGGTGAGCGGGGATCGCTGCATCCCGTCCTGCCTCCTGCCTGgcctgtcccctctgtcccgCCTTGTCCCCGCGGTCCCGGCAGCGGCCGCTGCTTCCTCCCGGCCGTGGCCTGGAGATGGCGGTGTCTGCCCGTGCTGAGCCCCGTGGAGCCTGCCCGGACCCGCCGCTCCGGCTCGTGCCTGTCTCTGCACGTATCCCTGTGTCCATCCCTGCATCAATCCCTACATCCATCCCTGTATCCACCGCTACGCTCATCTCTGCATCATCCCTGCACCCATCCCTGTGCCCGTTTCCACGTCCATCCTTACACCCATTCCTGTGCCCATCtctgcatccatccatccatctttACACTCATCTCTGCACTCATCCCTGTGCCAATCCTTGTGCCCATCTTTACAAccatccctgtgcccatccctgcGTCCATCCCTGCGTCCATCCCTGtgcccttccctgtgcccatccctatgcccttccctgtgcccatccctctgcccatccttgctcccatccctgctgggaccctcccctccccagggacGCTGGGACAGGGACgtgcccagggacagccagCGGTGGGACAGGGGGAGCAGACACTGGGACAGGGGGACACAGAGGGggccccctcccctcccacccccactGCCCCCAGTACCAACCCTTCCTGTAGATGATGGCGTTGGCATCGGGCTCTCCGGGCATGAGGGGCAGGCGggacagccagcagctctcGTCCCCCAGCACCAGCGTCACGGGGGGGCTCTgcggggcagggacagggggtCAGCACCGGGGTCACACCGAGGGGCTGCCAGGGGGGTCACAGTGCTCCCCAAAACCTGCTGGGGTCACACTGAGGGGCTGCCAGGGGGGTCACAGCGCTCCCCAAAACCCGCTGGGGTCACACTGAGGGGCTGCCAGGGGGGtcacagccctccctgctcagcccatgCCCAGCTCCCCGCATTCTAATGAATATTAATGAGCACAAGGGGGGGGAAATTAATCTCCCTGATCCTCCGATGGCTGCTGCAGTAACGATATGAAATCTAATTATCCATCCCAATATTTCCAACCCCTCCAACTCAGCCTGACAGTCGCAGCCGGTTGGGGCCTTATCACTGCCAGGAGCCGAGTGCTGGCAGCGTGATAAAGCCCCCAACACACgtgtgaggcactggcacaggggTGTGACACTGGCACAGGGGTGTGACACACTGGCACACAGGTGTgacactggcacagggctgtgacacACTGGCACAGGCGTGTGACAGTGGCACAGGGGTGTGAcactggcacagagctgtgacacactggcacagggtgtgacACACTGGCACAGGGGTGTGACACACTGGCACAGGGGTGTGCACCTCTCACAGTGTGGGGGAACCCACCCGCCCCTGCAGACACCCgaaatggggctgggggctttGGGACCCCCAGCATggggcacagggatgggcaCCGCTGGTGCCACGTGGGCGAGGCACCCTCGAGGAGAGGAGGGTCCCTTTGGAATTTCGCTCCAGGCATGGGGAGACTGGTGGGTACCCCCGATGGAGGGAGGTCCCTGCGCTGCCCAGGACCCCGCGGCACCCCAAGGTGCTGCCAGCACCCCAGGGTGCCCACGCCGGCTCCCCGTGACGGCCCCAGCCCCGGCGTGAAGCCCTTCCTTGTTCTCCCTGGAACAAAGAGGTCGCTGTCTCCGCTCCGCACCGGCTGATAACCATCGGAAACCCTATCTGCTCCGCATCCGCCGGGATGGCGCATCGGCACGGCCCCTGCCCTTGCCGCAGCCCGGCCtgggggggacacggggcacCGAGGGACCTGGGGGTCAGTCCCAGAGGGGCTTCACGTTCCCTTGGCACCCCGAGCTGTCTGCCTGAGGGTTTCCACACCTTCCTGAGCAAGGATCTTTTGGGGATCAGCTGGGGGCGGGCAgacatcctcctcctcctcatcttttccctcctcctcttctttctccttctccaccaGCAGGCGATGGGCACACACGGTGCTCCAGCCACAGAATATCAAAGCcacccagtgctcccagctcccactaAAACCCCAGGCTGGGATCATCTCCCACATGGAGATGAAGAGCAGAGCCGGGCAGGATTTGGGGGAGACCCCCTGCACATCCCCCCACCGCCGCCAGCAACAAAGACGGAGGGACCTGAGGGCGACAGCCCCTATCAGGGATGGGGCTGCgattccttcctcccttccctgagcagagatagggagggaggagagtggcagaggagagcagggctgggaatcaTCAGCCGGGCTCGATAAGGGAGCTGCTGAAATGGgagcaaaaatatttagacaATAAATGAAGTATCAGAAAAAAGCCGCGCATATCTTCGGGAAATCAATCATCCTGTACCGGGTGTCTGGACACACGGCGCCAACCGGGAGATAGGGAGCCAAACTGGGCAGATAAGGGTTAATCAAGGATTTAATTCAGCAAAGATAAACGGGCctgagcttaaaaaaaagaaaaaaaagaaaaggaagaaaaaaaaaaagagcaaaggagagaggaggaggaggaggaggaggaagaggtgggGATGGAGCCAGGCCTTGAGGATCCTGGGCTGGAGGTGCCTGTGTGCGGCTCGGGGGGGATGTGGAGGGAAGGATGTGGCTGGGATGGAGGATCCAGAGCCCAAAAACGCCCACAGTCACACTCATGGGCACCAACGGCCACCAACAGCCACCAGCCCCTGGTGTCCCCTCAgtgctcctctcctgccccttccccacGGCTGCTGGTCCTCCCCAGGCACGACCAGAGTCCCCAGGGAGCAACTCTGAGGCAGGAAAGCCAGATCCCATCTCCCGTGTGAGGCGACAGGTGCCACCAAGCCGCCCGTGCAGAGGGGACAGACGGGGTGGCAACATCCTGTCCCCTGCCTGTGGGAATGCTCTCGAGTGGCAGGGAAACCTCCTGGGCACCCAAACCAGGAGATTCCCAGGGGGTGAGGAGCTCAAGCAGGGAAAATCCTGCCCAAAGAGGATTTGTTTCCCCCTCCACCGTGCCCTCGGGGTGCCCTTACCGTGTCGCCGTGCCCCGGCGATGCCGGCTCGCTGTGGATGCTGCCCTGGAAGGGGCCCCAGGAGAAGCCCTCGGGGAGGCTCCTGCGGGTCCGCACCCGCCTCTGCCCCTCCTGCACCTCCAGATCCAGCTCATCTGCGGGGAGACAGGCACAGCATCAGCGGGAtgcaccc
This genomic interval from Corvus cornix cornix isolate S_Up_H32 chromosome 11, ASM73873v5, whole genome shotgun sequence contains the following:
- the ZFPM1 gene encoding LOW QUALITY PROTEIN: zinc finger protein ZFPM1 (The sequence of the model RefSeq protein was modified relative to this genomic sequence to represent the inferred CDS: inserted 1 base in 1 codon), whose protein sequence is MSRRKQSNPRQIKRSLAAMEEGEDAPVGDKSPSERDGATSDREGSAERDTCSPPGSDESRDALESPKEPDKADPGENPQEPDTWNGPDELDLEVQEGQRRVRTRRSLPEGFSWGPFQGSIHSEPASPGHGDTSPPVTLVLGDESCWLSRLPLMPGEPDANAIIYRKDEALWCRTTRALREDEPLSAFVMAEPPAVPNHGVKAEPGESPYPAALHSDIQLLPQQAGMAAILATAVVNKDVFPCKDCGIWYRSERNLQAHLMYYCASRQSAGAGSPALDEKPKETYPNERVCPFPQCKKSCPSASSLEIHMRSHSGERPFVCLICLSAFTTKANCERHLKVHTDTLNGVCHSCGFISTTRDILYSHLVTNHMICQPGSKGEVFSPGSALPAAKPLAPGLSQPNNASLRKCSLSAFLPEALPALPQHVVLPGPPPGPDTAPVPAPAPAPPASPPDPRAGKLSPPAQPQNGEGPSSASSSSSSSSSTSGEPVRIKEEPAGSPASEAEAPKSGEGAGSPDAGSRTSSPRSLPSAKVKSELASPTPGSSPVPSEPGTGTAGGTVFLPQYVFGHEAAVVPQASEILAKMSELVHSRLKQGHGGAVPPAIYPGTPVPKGATCFECEITFNNINNYYVHKRLYCSSRHLAEDSPPGARKLKAPPGVPKGPPAPGTLLSPPAGNGQGPAAGDGDAGRDATPPATAPEGKAEEGGTKAGSPEAEGGSGRCSEDSQSPSSSAGDEGDEDPSKTLCEACNIRFSRHETYVVHKRFYCASRHDPPLRRPAAPKVPFVPQPLRTRKRRKLYEIHGAARRPAEPPPAPEPPPAEPPAAAPEPRASPEAEGPIDLSKKPRWQSEPVPTPTPAPLLPLADYHECTACRISFNSLDAYLAHKKYQCPATPLQPRTLEHLQKMKGAMAAPLKGRRSPGSPGEGDPEGSVRVRAAPAGSPGIPYPGADSLQRHPKGPLAPPGAKGPLAACPYCPLNGAIKGDLLEHFRNAHGLFVAKPPAGAGQGLPDALAPGAGRTPEPPLPAASPPRPPGPRLRRDSVTAKEGRDSPRPPGXPRAPASPGAPEGLREAARKPPTPPAYTDRGVQTPPAKAVPGPVPNGNHRYCRLCNIKFSSLSTFIAHKKYYCSSHAAEHVK